The following proteins come from a genomic window of Verrucomicrobiia bacterium:
- a CDS encoding Spy/CpxP family protein refolding chaperone — protein sequence MSARGAGKIGALILALAALGVPRASAQRSEAAWQEFQPSPDSFFRKAGFLLKQKEQLGLTEEQVRSIRDLNTETKKNLIRGGAEIEIFELDIFTKLHDEGADPAEVQKLIEQKFDTQKKLSQNVADAYFRLKGTLDDRQQQTLNDLGKKWLDETEKRDKGTGL from the coding sequence ATGAGCGCGCGCGGGGCAGGGAAAATAGGCGCTCTCATTCTCGCGCTTGCGGCGCTGGGCGTGCCGCGCGCTTCAGCTCAGAGAAGCGAGGCGGCATGGCAGGAATTCCAGCCCTCGCCGGACAGTTTTTTTCGCAAGGCGGGATTCCTGCTCAAGCAGAAAGAGCAGCTGGGCCTGACGGAGGAGCAGGTGCGCTCCATCCGTGACCTGAACACGGAGACAAAAAAAAACCTGATCCGAGGCGGGGCCGAAATCGAGATTTTCGAGCTCGACATCTTTACCAAGCTCCACGACGAGGGGGCAGATCCAGCGGAAGTGCAGAAACTGATCGAGCAAAAATTCGATACCCAGAAAAAACTTTCCCAAAATGTGGCCGACGCCTATTTCCGGCTGAAAGGCACGCTGGACGACCGGCAGCAGCAGACGCTCAACGACCTCGGCAAAAAGTGGCTCGACGAAACGGAAAAACGCGACAAAGGGACAGGTCTTTAG